The following coding sequences lie in one Acropora palmata chromosome 3, jaAcrPala1.3, whole genome shotgun sequence genomic window:
- the LOC141876131 gene encoding histamine N-methyltransferase-like has translation MEITGGHYIDSFKLFETKSNQLRKTEEMLRERLPSLVARRLHDSQQLNILSVGSGNGEKDFLVLKIIRESLRSNDNGTGVKIFNRGIEPNTYFCDLYNEAIENMLTPSDDQATKFEICEQSFQEYSQHTEKYPVKFDVVHFIHSIYYLDMEEALCYCFEKELGENGVFVCIVSGLDLINLVLAKQPTNGYGQKDGAIENLEKAGQLVEIAKSKGWKHEVYMNEYSIDVTEVFDPKSTEGNLLVDFLTHTINFRETAEKQVVEETLAVVRDHTVFKDGKRLGKKKDWLIALFK, from the coding sequence ATGGAAATCACCGGAGGTCATTACATTGATTCCTTCAAGTTGTTCGAGACGAAATCTAATCAACTTCGGAAAACAGAAGAAATGCTTCGAGAGCGTCTCCCTTCGCTGGTAGCAAGAAGACTCCATGACAGTCAACAATTGAACATCCTCAGTGTTGGAAGTGGAAATGGGGAAAAAGATTTTTTAGTCCTAAAAATCATTAGGGAAAGCTTACGAAGTAATGACAACGGCACTGGAGTCAAAATTTTTAACCGCGGAATCGAGCCAAATACATATTTTTGTGATCTTTACAACGAAGCCATTGAAAATATGCTAACTCCCTCAGATGATCAAGCAACAAAATTCGAAATCTGCGAGCAGTCATTCCAAGAATACAGCCAACACACCGAGAAGTACCCAGTCAAGTTTGATGTCGTTCATTTTATACACAGTATCTACTATTTAGATATGGAAGAGGCCTTGTGCTactgttttgaaaaggaaCTTGGCGAGAACGGAGTTTTCGTGTGCATCGTTTCAGGTCTTGACCTTATAAACTTGGTTTTGGCGAAGCAGCCCACGAATGGGTATGGTCAAAAGGACGGCGCAATCGAAAACTTGGAAAAAGCCGGGCAGCTCGTCGAAATTGCAAAGAGCAAAGGTTGGAAGCATGAAGTTTACATGAACGAATATTCTATCGATGTTACAGAAGTGTTTGACCCCAAATCAACCGAGGGAAATCTGCTTGTTGATTTCTTAACACACACTATCAACTTTCGTGAAACTGCAGAGAAACAAGTAGTGGAAGAAACGTTAGCTGTGGTAAGAGATCATACAGTTTTTAAAGATGGGAAAAGGCttggaaagaagaaagatTGGTTGATTGCTCTCTTCAAGTAA